One window of Candidatus Krumholzibacteriia bacterium genomic DNA carries:
- a CDS encoding ferredoxin → MTKPEPKYHILIDKDACVSDKLCWDKAPDVFEYDEDDKPVVVNENTKWPENVLWVAKNCPVQCVRIIDAATGEQVWPPLEK, encoded by the coding sequence ATGACCAAGCCCGAGCCCAAGTACCACATCCTGATCGACAAGGACGCCTGCGTTTCCGACAAGCTGTGCTGGGACAAGGCGCCCGACGTGTTCGAGTACGACGAGGACGACAAGCCCGTGGTGGTGAACGAGAACACCAAGTGGCCTGAGAACGTGCTGTGGGTGGCGAAGAACTGCCCCGTGCAGTGCGTGCGCATCATCGACGCGGCAACGGGCGAACAGGTCTGGCCCCCGCTCGAGAAGTAG
- a CDS encoding RnfABCDGE type electron transport complex subunit A, translated as MNTASPLQIFIDACLINNFVLSMFLGICPFLGVSSKTDTAVRMGLAVIFVMLVSSLCAFGIHKALIAIDAPYLHLISYIVVIASAVQLVEMFIKKFSPALFRALGIFLPLITTNCAVLGVALFQTSREYHFVQAVFFALGAGVGFTLALLIMSGIRERLELADVSSVVKGAALTLMIAGVLSMGFMGFAGMGR; from the coding sequence ATGAACACCGCCAGTCCACTGCAAATATTCATCGACGCGTGTCTCATCAACAACTTCGTGCTGAGCATGTTCCTTGGCATCTGCCCGTTCCTGGGCGTGTCGTCCAAGACCGATACCGCGGTGCGCATGGGGCTGGCGGTGATCTTCGTGATGCTGGTGAGCTCGCTGTGCGCGTTCGGCATCCACAAGGCGCTCATCGCCATCGACGCGCCATATCTCCACCTGATTTCGTACATCGTCGTGATCGCTTCGGCGGTTCAGTTGGTGGAGATGTTCATCAAGAAATTCAGCCCGGCGCTGTTCCGCGCGCTCGGCATTTTTCTGCCGCTCATCACCACCAACTGCGCGGTGCTGGGCGTGGCGTTGTTCCAGACCAGCCGCGAGTACCACTTCGTGCAGGCGGTCTTCTTCGCGCTGGGCGCGGGGGTCGGTTTCACGCTGGCGCTGCTCATCATGTCCGGCATCCGCGAGCGGCTGGAACTGGCGGACGTGTCGTCGGTGGTCAAGGGTGCGGCACTCACCCTGATGATCGCGGGCGTGCTCTCCATGGGATTCATGGGATTCGCAGGGATGGGGCGATAG
- a CDS encoding electron transport complex subunit E, whose translation MSDHKVPATQAPSAETFLKGLWKENPVFVMLLGMCPTLAVTNSVINGLAMGLATTFVLVMSSTIVSLARRFIPGEIRIASFILIIATFVTVVDYVIQAVSLDIYRALGAFISLIVVNCIILGRAEAFASKNPVRHSVLDATGMGLGFTIACFSLGAVRELLGNGTFAGIPVLGSAFEPWTIMALPGGAFFVLGGWLLLFSWLRERKAAPA comes from the coding sequence ATGAGTGACCACAAGGTGCCGGCCACGCAAGCACCGTCCGCGGAAACCTTCCTCAAGGGTCTGTGGAAGGAGAATCCGGTGTTCGTGATGCTGCTCGGCATGTGTCCGACGCTGGCCGTTACCAACTCGGTCATCAACGGTCTCGCGATGGGGCTGGCCACCACGTTCGTGCTCGTCATGTCGAGCACAATCGTGTCGCTGGCGCGCCGTTTCATCCCCGGCGAGATCCGCATCGCCTCGTTCATCCTCATCATCGCCACCTTCGTGACCGTGGTCGATTACGTCATTCAGGCGGTCAGCCTCGACATCTACCGCGCACTGGGCGCGTTCATATCGCTCATCGTGGTCAACTGCATCATCCTGGGACGGGCGGAGGCGTTTGCCTCCAAGAACCCGGTGCGCCACTCGGTGCTGGACGCTACCGGCATGGGGCTCGGGTTCACCATCGCGTGCTTCTCGCTGGGTGCGGTGCGCGAACTGCTGGGCAACGGCACCTTCGCCGGCATCCCGGTGCTGGGCAGCGCGTTCGAGCCCTGGACCATCATGGCGCTGCCTGGCGGCGCATTCTTCGTGCTGGGCGGCTGGCTGCTGCTGTTCAGCTGGCTGCGGGAACGAAAGGCGGCGCCGGCATGA
- a CDS encoding FMN-binding protein codes for MAHEATAHTGSAPAAPVPAAGTSGTKMIMTMGTLGLVCAVLIVAAFQLTQPAIERNKAAALERAVFDVIPGATSKVVFAEKDGRLVPESEAPGALRYFAGYDDNQRLVGVAVEASGQGFADLVKVIFGYAPDRGAIVGMKVLESHETPGLGTKIETDAAFRANFEALEVKLRASGNDIENPIVLVKPGKKTNPWEIEAITGATISSTAVTNILHNSTARTVPVIMNSLQTLEANGHE; via the coding sequence ATGGCGCATGAAGCAACCGCGCATACGGGTTCCGCTCCCGCGGCACCGGTTCCCGCTGCGGGCACCAGCGGCACGAAGATGATCATGACCATGGGCACGCTGGGGCTGGTGTGCGCGGTTCTCATCGTGGCGGCGTTCCAGCTCACCCAGCCCGCCATCGAGCGCAACAAGGCGGCGGCGCTCGAACGCGCCGTGTTCGACGTCATCCCCGGCGCCACCAGCAAGGTGGTGTTCGCGGAGAAGGATGGCCGGCTGGTGCCGGAGAGCGAAGCGCCGGGCGCGCTGCGGTACTTTGCGGGCTACGACGACAACCAGCGCCTGGTGGGTGTGGCGGTGGAGGCCAGCGGCCAGGGGTTCGCCGACCTGGTGAAAGTGATCTTCGGTTACGCGCCCGACCGGGGTGCCATCGTGGGCATGAAGGTGCTGGAGAGCCACGAAACACCGGGCCTCGGCACCAAGATCGAGACTGACGCCGCGTTCCGCGCCAATTTCGAAGCACTCGAGGTGAAGCTGCGAGCGTCGGGAAACGACATCGAAAACCCCATCGTGCTGGTAAAGCCGGGCAAGAAGACGAACCCGTGGGAGATCGAGGCCATCACCGGCGCCACCATTTCCTCCACGGCGGTAACCAACATCCTGCACAACAGCACCGCGAGGACCGTACCCGTGATCATGAACAGTCTGCAGACACTGGAGGCGAACGGTCATGAGTGA
- a CDS encoding RnfABCDGE type electron transport complex subunit D, translating into MSSNAPHLILATSPFLKRPVDTPMIMRHVIYSLVPAMLAAAWYFGLSAIMIIVATVAGAMLTEWFFKGRRPFRDSTVADGSAAVTGVLLALTLPPSIPLWMAFLGGAIAIVFGKLIFGGLGHNIFNPSLVGRAFLQASFPVALTTWTAQRGAGGMFGLQGGNLALPLLRPDIDAITTATPLARMKFEATATPLGDLLTGATAGSVGETSAILLLVGGAYLAYRKFLNWRIPLAIFVGVYAVATLLHLLDGTRPDGLFHLMSGGLMLGALFMATDPVTSPVTPLGMWVFGAGTGALVVVIRQFSGLPEGVMYAILLMNGLTPLIDRVTQPRTYGTRRHAHGA; encoded by the coding sequence ATGTCCAGCAACGCACCCCACCTCATCCTGGCCACATCGCCCTTCCTCAAGCGGCCGGTCGACACGCCCATGATCATGCGGCACGTGATCTACAGCCTGGTGCCGGCCATGCTCGCCGCCGCGTGGTACTTCGGCCTGAGCGCCATCATGATCATCGTGGCCACCGTGGCCGGCGCCATGCTCACCGAGTGGTTCTTCAAGGGGCGGCGCCCGTTTCGCGACAGCACCGTGGCCGATGGCAGCGCGGCCGTCACCGGTGTGCTGCTCGCACTCACCCTGCCGCCGTCGATTCCGCTGTGGATGGCATTTCTGGGCGGGGCGATTGCCATCGTTTTCGGCAAGCTCATCTTCGGGGGGCTCGGGCACAACATCTTCAACCCGTCGCTGGTGGGGCGCGCGTTCCTGCAGGCGAGTTTCCCGGTGGCACTCACCACATGGACCGCGCAGCGCGGCGCGGGCGGGATGTTCGGCCTGCAGGGCGGAAACCTCGCGCTCCCGCTGCTGCGCCCGGACATCGATGCCATCACCACCGCCACGCCGCTGGCGCGCATGAAGTTCGAGGCCACCGCGACACCGCTCGGCGACCTGCTCACCGGCGCCACCGCCGGCTCCGTCGGAGAAACGTCCGCCATCCTGCTGCTGGTTGGCGGTGCGTACCTGGCCTACCGGAAGTTCCTCAACTGGCGCATCCCGCTGGCCATCTTCGTTGGCGTCTACGCGGTGGCCACGCTGTTGCACCTGCTCGACGGCACCCGCCCCGACGGGCTGTTTCACCTGATGTCCGGCGGTCTGATGCTGGGCGCGCTGTTCATGGCCACCGACCCGGTCACCTCGCCGGTGACACCGCTGGGCATGTGGGTGTTTGGCGCCGGCACCGGCGCGCTGGTCGTGGTGATCCGGCAGTTCAGCGGACTGCCCGAGGGCGTCATGTACGCCATTCTGCTCATGAACGGGCTGACACCGCTCATCGACCGCGTCACACAGCCGCGCACCTACGGAACGCGGAGGCACGCGCATGGCGCATGA
- the rsxC gene encoding electron transport complex subunit RsxC, with protein MIERLPTTRSFRHGVHPGTFKEQTADRLIERMPFPDEVVLHLRQHLGAPSKPVVAPGERVFRGQLIAEAAGFVSVPLHASATGRVKAIEKRRHPAGNMSEAIVIEVDRNSPQALYEDAPHDWESPTREDLVKMIQSGGFVGLGGAAFPTHVKLSVPEGKRVEWVLINGAECEPYLTTDHRLMLESADSIILGIRVTMKALGAHRAYFGIENNKMDAIRGLRDKIPADLHCEIVPLETKYPQGAEKMLISAVLKREVPSGRLPIDVQVVVNNVGTVAAMGDYFGFGQPLIERVVTVSGPGVHNPSTLLIPLGTRLSDVLAYCGGVSRDTNQILFGGPMMGSAQYHMDVPVLKGTSGIVCLTHAEAAARHEYACIRCSSCLDACPVFLNPSLLGQLARSGQYEGMRKLHLLDCMECGSCSYVCPSNIPLVQRFRVAKALLREEDARRQAKEREEAAAKKAEAAKAAL; from the coding sequence ATGATCGAGCGCCTGCCCACCACCAGGTCGTTCCGCCACGGCGTTCACCCGGGGACATTCAAGGAGCAGACCGCCGATCGCCTGATCGAGCGCATGCCCTTCCCCGACGAAGTGGTGCTGCACCTGCGCCAGCACCTGGGCGCGCCCTCGAAACCGGTGGTGGCACCCGGCGAGCGCGTGTTCCGCGGGCAGTTGATCGCCGAGGCGGCGGGCTTCGTTTCCGTGCCGCTGCACGCCTCCGCCACCGGGCGCGTCAAGGCCATCGAGAAGCGCCGCCACCCCGCCGGGAACATGAGCGAGGCCATCGTGATCGAGGTCGATCGCAACTCGCCGCAGGCGCTGTACGAAGACGCCCCCCACGACTGGGAAAGCCCCACGCGCGAGGACCTGGTGAAGATGATCCAGTCGGGCGGCTTCGTGGGGCTGGGCGGCGCCGCCTTCCCCACCCACGTGAAACTGTCGGTACCGGAGGGAAAGCGCGTCGAGTGGGTGCTGATCAACGGCGCGGAATGCGAACCGTACCTGACCACCGACCACCGCCTCATGCTGGAGTCCGCGGATTCCATCATCCTCGGCATCCGCGTCACCATGAAGGCGCTGGGTGCGCACCGGGCGTACTTCGGCATCGAGAACAACAAGATGGACGCCATTCGCGGGCTGCGCGACAAGATCCCCGCGGACCTGCACTGCGAAATCGTCCCCCTGGAAACCAAGTACCCGCAGGGTGCGGAGAAGATGCTCATATCCGCGGTGCTCAAGCGCGAGGTGCCCAGCGGGCGGCTGCCCATCGACGTGCAGGTGGTGGTGAACAACGTGGGCACGGTGGCCGCCATGGGCGACTACTTCGGCTTCGGACAACCGCTCATCGAGCGCGTCGTCACCGTAAGCGGGCCCGGGGTGCACAATCCCTCCACGCTGCTGATTCCGCTGGGCACCCGACTCTCCGACGTGCTCGCGTACTGCGGCGGCGTCAGCCGGGACACGAACCAGATTCTCTTTGGCGGTCCCATGATGGGCAGCGCGCAGTACCACATGGACGTCCCCGTGCTCAAGGGCACGTCGGGCATCGTCTGCCTGACCCACGCGGAGGCGGCGGCGCGGCACGAGTACGCATGCATCCGCTGTTCGAGCTGCCTGGACGCATGCCCGGTGTTTCTCAATCCGAGCCTGCTCGGCCAGCTGGCCCGCTCGGGCCAGTACGAGGGCATGCGCAAGCTGCACCTGCTGGACTGCATGGAGTGCGGCTCGTGCTCGTACGTGTGCCCCTCCAACATCCCGCTGGTGCAGCGCTTCCGCGTGGCCAAGGCGCTGCTGCGCGAAGAAGACGCGCGCCGCCAGGCGAAGGAACGCGAAGAGGCGGCCGCGAAGAAGGCGGAAGCGGCGAAGGCGGCGCTGTGA
- a CDS encoding 2-oxoacid:acceptor oxidoreductase family protein codes for MRFRKSKEAGNPVPFPGRAEVLDGYSALLEAERAAGEVFIVAPEHRAAGFPVPAARPTFVDAGAEPPAQTEPLRTEEAPAGHDIPAMLAGYALRGVRAGALVTASEDLPAALTAAAGRRLPFLLHLSGRARARQAGSTRGAHDGYHALAESGALLMFARNAQEVADYAFIARRVSERALTPAVCAQDRYATSHAVCNVEVSGADLAQTYLGQASDTIPGPTDAQRLVFGDTRRRIPMLLDTDRPAGIGGVQETESYFRATAAGHVYFSDDLAAMVDDAMQEFGVLTGRAYQRAVAYRMEDADYVIVAQGALIDELVPVVDFLRTERKIKAGLVNIAVLRPFPGAAISRLLAGRKAVTVLERTDSPLSDDPPLIRDLRTAVDRAAENGAARNGKPVHPDFATYRHGERPSLLSGVYGVGTSLPSFAQLVAAFENMTRDAALRQFYLGAGFDVETRRFPHLQALRQRLDREYPRAAEASLDAPPAAPDPRRNDGSLLIASYAAQGALPAGNLFAAALAAATGWSVHTYPDGGLERSLQPVRLAVSFQRKAGAACTRPILADAVLVSGEQLIETVAAGGLLRREGTLIAGSVQAPEALWRRLSKRAADWVSAREIPFHVLDARRVAAETALHPSFVDQLSIWALLGAYARIHLALSAEQFARLEQALRARLRTEPGMDETLVEEVVQTFRRGSAECTPVAWTEWADVPHPVGEPETPWTVRETEAHDNTVFDAARFWHSVGYLYDRGQVASTLADPYLATGILPARSSAFRDMTSHRLQLPSWLAENCTGCGACWAQCPESALPVTARTLPELVAAAIEACERSGGPFVQIKRLADNLARFATRTVANKGPQPWTSLSAILTDAFARLVDKAGLDGDRLIAARAEFERLCAAVEDFPVAATETFFEAPGDAGRLLSITINPMACNACGICVAECAEGALEWVAQTPERVAAAHRNWNFLMQLPPARPETIAALVTDGDPASNVNRLLDGAVYHSLIGGDGSVPGNGARTAVHLVTAAIESVMRPRFNAHAEYLASLVSKIEDVIQGRIQSGFRVNDFEEFSRRLQRLDRTEITPAALMGVMGDDGKTIDAARLTRLTQMLRDVKELQQRYQAGRARFVMTIDPDADGFWSGTYPLNPHPQPWAAQQPGDAVAMAVAVSEALARQTAAELSLCRRAEAELDDAPAEPAVSGWEDLTDAERALVPRVLVLARPGTATVEDMWGVLTRPLPITIAVLDGEGITGALANGTGERRDTVSLALARDGHAVCQGSIGAPGHLMQSVMESLTEHGPALLHVYAPDPVTSGIAPEHIAALARLAVETRAVPVYAARKKSISLHGNPDPDREWSPGTLEISEPSGTNYILSVTRTVADWAVMQARFRRHFRVVSKGHRSDRTRHLAAYLALDARGREGIQPYIDVRDKNGGHAIALVSREMTAVVERAAKRWNDLRGATPAAQEPRATRETPVAAATTPAPAPVDALRALTENLLRLSGYESDDPFFKRSLREFVAHERGTNGDAE; via the coding sequence GACCTTCCCGCCGCGCTCACCGCAGCCGCCGGCCGCCGGCTTCCCTTCCTGCTCCACCTCTCCGGCCGCGCGCGGGCCCGTCAGGCCGGATCCACCCGGGGCGCGCACGACGGCTATCATGCCCTCGCCGAGAGCGGTGCGCTGCTGATGTTCGCGCGCAACGCGCAGGAGGTCGCCGACTACGCGTTCATCGCGCGCCGGGTGTCGGAACGCGCGCTGACGCCCGCGGTGTGCGCACAGGATCGCTACGCCACCAGCCACGCCGTGTGTAACGTCGAGGTGTCGGGCGCCGACCTGGCGCAAACCTACCTCGGCCAAGCCTCGGACACCATTCCGGGCCCAACCGATGCGCAGCGCCTCGTGTTCGGCGACACGCGCCGCCGCATTCCCATGCTGCTGGACACGGATCGGCCGGCCGGCATCGGCGGTGTACAGGAAACGGAGAGCTATTTCCGCGCCACCGCCGCCGGGCACGTCTATTTCTCGGACGACCTCGCCGCCATGGTGGACGACGCCATGCAGGAGTTCGGCGTGCTCACCGGCCGCGCCTACCAGCGCGCCGTCGCCTACCGGATGGAGGACGCGGACTACGTGATCGTGGCCCAGGGGGCGCTGATCGACGAGCTGGTTCCCGTGGTCGATTTCCTGCGTACCGAGCGGAAGATCAAGGCCGGCCTGGTCAATATTGCGGTGCTGCGACCGTTCCCGGGCGCCGCGATCAGCCGGCTTCTGGCCGGGAGGAAGGCGGTTACCGTGCTCGAGCGCACGGACTCGCCGCTTTCCGACGACCCGCCGCTCATACGCGACCTGCGCACCGCCGTCGACCGGGCCGCCGAGAACGGTGCCGCGCGCAACGGCAAACCCGTCCATCCGGACTTCGCCACCTACCGCCACGGCGAGCGCCCCTCCCTGCTCTCCGGTGTGTACGGGGTCGGCACCTCGCTCCCGTCGTTTGCGCAACTCGTGGCGGCTTTCGAGAACATGACGCGAGACGCCGCCCTGCGGCAATTCTACCTGGGTGCGGGCTTCGACGTGGAAACGCGGCGCTTCCCGCACCTGCAGGCGCTGCGCCAGCGGCTGGACCGCGAGTATCCACGTGCGGCGGAGGCATCGCTGGATGCGCCCCCCGCCGCACCCGACCCGCGTCGCAACGACGGGTCGCTGCTCATCGCGTCATACGCCGCGCAGGGCGCGCTGCCGGCCGGCAATCTCTTTGCCGCTGCACTCGCCGCCGCCACCGGCTGGAGCGTGCACACATATCCCGATGGCGGACTCGAACGCAGCCTGCAACCGGTGCGTCTGGCGGTTTCCTTCCAGCGCAAGGCCGGCGCGGCGTGCACGCGGCCCATTCTCGCGGACGCCGTGCTCGTCTCCGGTGAACAACTCATCGAGACCGTGGCGGCGGGCGGGTTGCTCCGCCGCGAAGGCACGCTCATCGCTGGCTCGGTGCAGGCGCCGGAGGCGTTGTGGCGCAGGCTGTCCAAGCGCGCCGCGGACTGGGTGAGCGCGCGGGAGATTCCCTTCCATGTGCTCGATGCGCGCCGCGTCGCTGCCGAGACCGCGCTGCACCCGTCGTTCGTGGACCAGTTGTCCATCTGGGCGCTGCTGGGTGCGTACGCGCGCATTCATCTGGCCCTGTCGGCGGAGCAGTTCGCACGCCTGGAGCAGGCACTCCGCGCCCGCCTGCGTACCGAGCCCGGCATGGACGAAACACTGGTGGAGGAAGTCGTACAGACCTTCCGGCGCGGCTCCGCCGAATGCACCCCGGTTGCGTGGACGGAATGGGCCGATGTTCCCCACCCGGTGGGTGAACCGGAAACACCCTGGACGGTGCGCGAAACGGAAGCGCACGACAACACGGTGTTCGACGCCGCGCGCTTCTGGCATTCGGTGGGCTACCTGTACGATCGCGGCCAGGTGGCGTCGACCCTGGCGGACCCGTATCTCGCCACCGGCATCCTTCCCGCGCGCAGCAGCGCGTTCCGCGACATGACCTCCCACCGGCTGCAGCTGCCATCGTGGCTCGCGGAAAACTGCACCGGCTGTGGGGCGTGCTGGGCGCAGTGCCCCGAAAGTGCGCTGCCGGTGACGGCGCGCACGCTGCCGGAACTGGTGGCTGCGGCAATCGAAGCGTGCGAACGCAGTGGCGGTCCCTTCGTTCAGATCAAACGGCTCGCCGACAACCTCGCCAGGTTTGCCACGCGCACGGTCGCCAACAAGGGCCCGCAGCCCTGGACGTCGCTCTCGGCCATTCTCACCGACGCGTTCGCGCGCCTGGTGGACAAGGCCGGTCTCGACGGCGACAGGCTCATCGCCGCGCGCGCCGAGTTCGAACGCCTGTGCGCAGCGGTCGAGGACTTCCCGGTGGCCGCCACCGAGACGTTCTTTGAGGCCCCCGGGGACGCCGGACGCCTGCTCTCCATTACCATCAACCCGATGGCGTGCAACGCGTGCGGCATCTGTGTCGCCGAGTGCGCCGAGGGAGCCCTGGAGTGGGTGGCACAGACGCCCGAGCGGGTGGCGGCCGCGCACCGCAACTGGAACTTCCTGATGCAACTTCCACCGGCACGCCCGGAGACGATTGCGGCCCTGGTTACGGACGGGGACCCCGCCAGCAACGTCAACCGGCTCCTCGACGGCGCGGTGTATCACTCGCTCATCGGCGGCGACGGATCGGTACCGGGCAACGGCGCGCGCACGGCGGTCCACCTGGTGACCGCGGCCATCGAATCGGTCATGCGGCCGCGTTTCAACGCGCACGCGGAATACCTCGCCTCGCTGGTGTCGAAGATCGAGGACGTCATCCAGGGGCGGATCCAGTCGGGCTTTCGCGTCAACGACTTCGAGGAGTTCTCGCGGCGCCTGCAGCGCCTCGACCGCACCGAGATCACACCGGCGGCCCTGATGGGGGTGATGGGGGACGACGGCAAGACCATAGATGCCGCGCGCCTCACACGACTGACGCAGATGCTGCGCGACGTCAAGGAACTGCAACAGCGCTATCAGGCCGGCCGTGCGCGCTTCGTCATGACCATCGACCCTGACGCGGACGGCTTCTGGAGCGGAACCTACCCGCTCAACCCGCACCCGCAGCCGTGGGCGGCGCAGCAGCCAGGCGACGCGGTGGCCATGGCGGTGGCGGTGAGCGAGGCACTCGCGCGCCAGACGGCCGCCGAGCTGTCGCTCTGCCGCCGCGCGGAAGCGGAACTCGACGACGCCCCGGCGGAGCCGGCCGTGTCCGGCTGGGAGGACCTGACGGACGCCGAGCGCGCGCTTGTTCCACGGGTACTGGTACTGGCGCGGCCCGGAACGGCAACCGTGGAAGACATGTGGGGTGTGCTGACGCGCCCGTTGCCCATCACCATCGCCGTGCTGGACGGGGAAGGAATCACCGGCGCCCTCGCCAACGGCACGGGTGAGCGCCGGGACACGGTGTCGCTCGCGCTGGCGCGCGACGGTCACGCGGTCTGCCAGGGTTCCATCGGTGCGCCGGGCCATCTGATGCAGAGCGTGATGGAGTCGCTTACCGAGCACGGCCCCGCGCTCCTGCACGTATACGCTCCGGACCCGGTGACGAGCGGTATCGCTCCGGAACACATCGCCGCGCTGGCGCGCCTGGCGGTGGAAACACGCGCGGTGCCCGTGTATGCCGCGCGTAAGAAGTCGATTTCGCTCCACGGCAATCCGGATCCGGACCGCGAATGGTCCCCCGGAACACTGGAAATCTCCGAGCCTTCCGGCACCAACTACATCCTGAGTGTCACGCGCACCGTGGCCGACTGGGCGGTCATGCAGGCGCGCTTCCGCCGGCACTTCCGCGTGGTATCCAAAGGACACCGCAGCGACAGGACCAGGCACCTGGCCGCGTACCTTGCGCTCGATGCGCGCGGGCGCGAAGGCATCCAGCCCTACATCGATGTTCGCGACAAGAACGGCGGCCACGCCATTGCCCTGGTCTCGCGGGAGATGACCGCGGTGGTGGAACGGGCCGCGAAGCGTTGGAACGATCTGCGCGGCGCCACACCCGCGGCGCAGGAGCCCCGCGCCACCCGGGAAACGCCCGTTGCGGCGGCAACCACACCGGCACCCGCGCCGGTCGACGCGCTCCGCGCACTCACCGAGAACCTGCTGCGCCTGAGCGGCTATGAGAGCGACGATCCGTTCTTCAAGCGGTCGCTGCGCGAATTCGTGGCCCACGAGCGCGGCACCAACGGAGACGCGGAATGA